A single region of the Bacillus cereus genome encodes:
- a CDS encoding DUF2871 domain-containing protein translates to MKKLYYASFTYLIIGLLSGIFAREYGKYKGILGSTLLNLLHTHTLVLGFFFFLIALGLAKVFAFHEAKSFNKWFVLHNIALILMLGSLAARGLLQLNGADFKGLTYIVGFSHSLMAVTLIWFMLLIKKSFKI, encoded by the coding sequence ATGAAGAAATTATATTATGCATCGTTTACGTATTTAATTATTGGTTTACTATCAGGAATATTCGCTAGGGAGTATGGAAAATATAAAGGGATTTTAGGATCTACACTATTAAATCTTTTGCATACGCATACGTTAGTACTTGGCTTTTTCTTCTTTTTAATTGCTTTGGGATTAGCAAAAGTATTCGCATTTCATGAAGCGAAAAGTTTTAATAAGTGGTTTGTTTTACATAACATCGCATTAATTTTAATGTTAGGTTCGTTAGCAGCGAGAGGGCTTCTTCAGTTAAATGGAGCGGATTTCAAAGGGTTAACTTATATTGTTGGGTTTTCTCATTCGTTGATGGCGGTTACTTTAATTTGGTTTATGTTGTTAATAAAGAAGTCATTTAAAATATAG
- a CDS encoding GNAT family N-acetyltransferase: MIVLETERLTLRWFDIQDAPFILELVNDPAWIQFIGDKRVKTLEDAKNYILNGPVDMYNKMGFGLYLVERKEDLTPLGMCGLIKRDSLEDVDIGFAFLEKFRSKGYGYESAAAVIEYAVHKLGMKRIVAITSIDNAASGNLLEKVGLRFEKIISDSGEDLKLFGYNA, encoded by the coding sequence TTGATAGTTCTTGAAACAGAACGACTCACTCTTCGTTGGTTCGATATACAAGATGCTCCGTTCATTCTCGAGTTAGTAAACGATCCTGCATGGATTCAGTTTATCGGTGATAAAAGGGTTAAAACCTTAGAAGATGCAAAAAATTACATCTTAAACGGACCTGTCGATATGTATAATAAAATGGGCTTTGGTCTTTACTTAGTTGAACGAAAAGAAGATCTCACTCCACTTGGCATGTGCGGCCTTATTAAAAGAGATTCATTAGAAGATGTTGATATCGGCTTTGCCTTTTTAGAAAAATTCCGTTCGAAAGGGTACGGCTATGAATCAGCTGCTGCGGTAATCGAATACGCTGTACATAAACTAGGTATGAAACGAATTGTAGCAATTACTTCTATAGATAATGCTGCTTCAGGCAATCTGTTAGAAAAAGTAGGATTGCGATTCGAAAAAATAATTTCAGACTCAGGAGAAGATTTAAAATTATTTGGGTATAACGCGTAA
- the colA gene encoding collagenase ColA, translating into MKGYSKKMLVGVSFASLMLGSFQGNISAEDTRGEQVSYRNVLKMEPVGVQLPMQELAHSSKVLENKSFEKRLQLADLSQRPPEVKKESQQLAVAKTYTIAELNQLSNQQLVDLLVTINWEQITGLFQFNKDSLAFYQNDSRMQAIIDKLKQQGQTYTKDDSKGIETLVEVLRSGFYLGFYHTELSKLNERSYHDKCLPALKTISQNSNFKLGTLEQNKVVSSYGKLIGNASSDAETISSAANIFKQYNDSLSTFIDNRSAGNAVYDIMQGVDYDIQSYLYDTNKAPKDTMWYQKIDSYINELSRFALMGTVTAKNGWLINNGIYYTGRLGMFHSTGTKGLQVVTDAMKIYPYLGEQYFVAAEQITTNYGGKDANGKVVDLDQIREDGKKKYLPKTYTFDDGAIVLKAGDKVTEEKVKRLYWAAKEVKAQFHRTVESDQPLEKGNPDDVLTMVIYNSPAEYQFNRQLYGYETNNGGLYIEGTGTFFTYERTPEESIYSLEELFRHEFTHYLQGRYEVPGLWGQGKMYENERLSWFEEGNAEFFAGATRTDNVVPRKSIIGGLSSNPAERYTAERTLNAKYGTWDFYNYSFALQSYMYNKRYDMFDKIHDLIRKNDVTAYDAYRSALSKDANLNKEYQDYMQMLVDNREKYNVPLVSDDYLATHAPKPVSDIAAEITAEAKLSNVSVKKNKSQFFNTFTLQGTYTGTATKGEYEDWKTITQNVNDTLKRLSAKEWTGYKTVTAYFVDYRVNASGQFEYDVVFHGINTEEGAVNKAPIAVINGPYSGNVNEAISFKSDGSKDEDGKIASYKWEFGDGTISNEQNPTYVYTKEGTYTAKLTVTDDKGAATSVTTNVTVKKKEDNSVEQEPNNSFKTANKLQLNQLLRASLGNGDTSDYFEINVETAKNLQINVTNENNIGINWVLYSEADLNNYVTYAQPQGNKLVGSYYTYPGKYYLHVYQYGGGTGNYTVEVK; encoded by the coding sequence ATGAAAGGCTATTCAAAAAAAATGTTAGTAGGGGTAAGTTTTGCTAGTTTAATGTTAGGTAGTTTTCAAGGGAACATATCGGCAGAGGATACTAGGGGGGAACAAGTTTCTTATCGAAATGTGCTCAAAATGGAGCCAGTTGGTGTACAATTGCCGATGCAAGAGTTAGCGCACTCATCTAAAGTGCTAGAAAACAAATCGTTTGAGAAAAGGCTACAATTAGCCGATTTATCGCAAAGACCACCAGAAGTAAAAAAAGAAAGTCAGCAATTAGCTGTAGCGAAAACATATACAATTGCTGAGTTGAATCAATTAAGTAATCAGCAGTTAGTAGATTTGCTCGTAACTATTAATTGGGAGCAAATTACGGGGCTATTTCAGTTTAATAAGGACAGCCTTGCATTCTATCAAAATGATAGTAGGATGCAGGCGATTATTGATAAATTGAAGCAGCAAGGACAAACTTATACGAAGGATGATTCAAAAGGGATTGAAACGTTAGTAGAGGTATTACGTTCTGGGTTTTATTTAGGTTTTTATCATACAGAACTAAGTAAACTTAATGAACGAAGCTATCATGACAAGTGCTTACCTGCATTGAAAACGATTTCTCAAAACTCAAATTTCAAACTCGGTACGTTAGAACAAAATAAAGTTGTATCGTCATATGGAAAATTAATAGGAAACGCTTCTAGTGATGCGGAAACGATTTCATCAGCTGCGAACATTTTCAAGCAATATAATGATAGTCTTTCTACATTTATAGATAATCGTTCAGCAGGTAATGCAGTGTACGATATTATGCAAGGTGTCGATTATGATATTCAGTCGTATTTGTACGATACGAATAAAGCACCGAAAGATACAATGTGGTATCAAAAAATAGATAGTTATATTAATGAGTTAAGTAGATTTGCGTTAATGGGAACAGTTACAGCGAAAAACGGATGGCTTATTAATAATGGGATCTATTATACAGGTAGACTCGGTATGTTCCATAGTACAGGGACGAAAGGATTGCAAGTTGTAACAGATGCGATGAAAATTTACCCATATTTAGGTGAGCAATATTTCGTAGCAGCTGAGCAAATTACGACGAATTATGGTGGGAAAGATGCAAATGGTAAAGTGGTTGATTTAGATCAAATACGAGAAGATGGTAAGAAAAAATATTTGCCAAAAACGTATACGTTTGATGATGGGGCAATTGTTTTAAAAGCCGGAGATAAAGTGACTGAAGAGAAAGTGAAACGTTTATATTGGGCAGCAAAAGAAGTGAAAGCACAATTCCATCGTACGGTTGAAAGTGATCAACCTTTAGAAAAAGGAAATCCAGATGACGTATTAACAATGGTTATTTATAATAGTCCAGCTGAATATCAATTTAACCGTCAATTGTACGGATATGAAACGAATAACGGCGGTCTTTATATAGAAGGAACAGGTACGTTCTTTACTTATGAACGTACGCCAGAAGAAAGTATTTATAGTTTAGAAGAATTGTTCCGACATGAGTTCACGCATTACTTACAAGGTAGATATGAAGTGCCAGGACTTTGGGGGCAAGGTAAGATGTATGAGAATGAGAGATTATCTTGGTTTGAAGAAGGGAATGCTGAGTTCTTTGCAGGTGCAACGAGAACGGACAACGTCGTTCCAAGAAAGAGCATTATAGGAGGGCTATCTTCAAATCCAGCAGAACGTTATACGGCAGAGCGAACGTTAAATGCGAAGTATGGAACGTGGGATTTCTATAATTATTCCTTCGCTTTACAATCGTATATGTACAATAAGAGATATGATATGTTTGACAAAATACATGATCTTATTAGGAAAAATGATGTTACAGCATATGATGCATATCGCTCTGCTTTAAGTAAAGATGCGAATTTAAATAAAGAGTATCAAGACTATATGCAAATGTTAGTAGATAACCGTGAGAAATATAATGTTCCATTAGTATCAGATGATTATTTAGCAACTCACGCACCGAAACCAGTTTCAGATATTGCGGCAGAAATAACGGCGGAAGCAAAATTAAGTAATGTATCAGTAAAGAAAAATAAATCACAGTTCTTTAATACATTTACACTACAAGGAACATATACAGGAACAGCTACAAAAGGAGAATATGAAGACTGGAAAACAATTACGCAAAACGTAAATGATACGTTAAAACGTTTAAGTGCGAAAGAATGGACAGGCTACAAAACAGTAACAGCTTACTTTGTGGATTATCGTGTGAATGCATCAGGGCAATTTGAATATGATGTTGTGTTCCACGGCATTAATACAGAAGAAGGTGCAGTGAATAAAGCACCAATTGCGGTTATAAATGGTCCGTATAGCGGAAATGTGAATGAAGCAATCTCGTTTAAAAGCGATGGATCAAAAGATGAAGATGGGAAAATTGCTTCTTATAAATGGGAGTTTGGCGATGGTACTATAAGTAATGAACAAAATCCAACTTACGTTTATACAAAAGAAGGAACATATACGGCAAAATTAACAGTAACAGACGATAAAGGAGCAGCTACTAGTGTTACAACGAACGTAACAGTTAAAAAGAAAGAAGATAACAGTGTAGAACAAGAGCCGAATAATTCATTTAAAACAGCGAATAAACTGCAGTTAAATCAATTGTTACGGGCTAGTTTAGGAAACGGTGATACAAGTGATTACTTTGAAATAAATGTAGAAACTGCGAAAAACCTTCAAATTAACGTAACGAATGAAAATAATATCGGAATAAACTGGGTTCTTTATTCAGAAGCAGATTTAAATAATTATGTTACGTATGCCCAGCCGCAAGGGAATAAATTAGTGGGCAGCTACTATACGTATCCTGGGAAGTATTATTTACACGTATATCAATATGGTGGAGGAACAGGGAATTATACAGTAGAAGTGAAGTAG
- a CDS encoding MgtC/SapB family protein — protein MSLHIDFIIRIGVAGLLGAMIGIEREIRSKEAGLKTHFLVAVGSALIMVVSKYAFSDIIFENHMSLDPSRIAAQVVSGVGFLGAGTIIIQKQAVKGLTTAAGLWATAGIGLAIGAGMYVVGIGATILVLIGLEIVSRIFKVQFLFPQNITVQMCINKHEAVQQILETLQVKGIPILSYEVETLQRDTGVVYKVGMKLKNISPEEKNAFIQHMQTLPEVTFIKLKS, from the coding sequence GTGAGCTTACATATTGATTTTATTATACGAATTGGTGTTGCTGGTTTATTAGGAGCAATGATTGGTATTGAAAGGGAAATTCGATCAAAAGAAGCTGGATTAAAGACTCATTTCCTCGTAGCGGTAGGGAGTGCTTTAATAATGGTTGTTTCGAAATATGCCTTTTCAGATATTATATTTGAAAATCATATGTCTCTTGATCCAAGTCGTATTGCAGCCCAAGTTGTTAGTGGAGTGGGGTTTTTAGGTGCAGGTACAATTATTATTCAAAAACAGGCGGTGAAAGGATTAACGACAGCGGCTGGTTTATGGGCTACAGCAGGAATTGGATTAGCGATTGGAGCGGGTATGTATGTAGTAGGGATTGGAGCTACGATTCTCGTTTTAATTGGTTTAGAGATTGTAAGTCGTATTTTTAAGGTGCAATTTTTATTTCCACAAAATATAACAGTGCAAATGTGTATTAATAAGCATGAAGCAGTACAACAAATATTAGAAACGCTACAAGTGAAAGGTATTCCAATACTTTCATATGAAGTTGAAACTTTACAGCGAGATACAGGTGTAGTTTATAAGGTAGGAATGAAGCTGAAAAATATATCACCTGAAGAAAAGAATGCATTTATTCAGCATATGCAAACATTACCGGAAGTCACGTTTATAAAGTTAAAATCATAG
- a CDS encoding GNAT family N-acetyltransferase encodes MNVTLLTPTTDLQKEYLDFYNEWKDSGETMIPWVISKDPSNFPDMIQELLDAHNGINIPETWVPDSTYWLVTDNNRIVGAVNIRHSLTEHLFNAGGHIGYGIRPSERKKGYATKLLELSLEKTKELNITKVLVVCDEVNTASEKTILHNGGLRDDDFTEEDGNVVRRFWIEL; translated from the coding sequence ATGAACGTCACTTTACTTACACCTACTACTGATTTACAAAAAGAATACCTAGATTTCTATAACGAATGGAAAGATAGCGGTGAAACGATGATTCCATGGGTTATTTCAAAAGACCCTTCTAACTTCCCAGATATGATTCAAGAACTGCTCGATGCACATAACGGAATAAATATTCCGGAAACTTGGGTACCAGATTCTACGTATTGGCTCGTTACAGATAATAATAGAATTGTAGGAGCTGTTAATATACGCCATAGTTTAACTGAACATCTATTTAACGCTGGAGGTCATATCGGTTATGGCATTCGCCCTTCTGAAAGAAAAAAAGGTTATGCTACGAAGTTACTAGAATTATCATTAGAAAAAACGAAGGAATTAAACATCACGAAAGTACTTGTCGTTTGCGACGAAGTGAATACAGCTTCTGAGAAAACGATTTTACATAACGGTGGACTTCGTGATGATGATTTCACTGAGGAAGATGGGAATGTAGTAAGAAGGTTTTGGATTGAGCTATGA
- a CDS encoding GNAT family acetyltransferase, with product MKKSSNEHNLVIEKYSRSNELKIKQLIDLYNEESYLFNLLQDNKTKCAYVAYYKKDVVGIFFAWNSNFHPYCTYFRIYTKPFYSGLHIEQFLLNEIQKRENFKLPLQTSIWETSAHLKAYYEEHNFTEIRRTYMPILDLQKIILTNQILNLNYHLQTLSNILSNNSLLKKLAHLVKMNYEQTHLANPVASFPLETWQKMILADDILLEGSFLIIDEENEIIGYSFLHTSKKDNTLELGLCGTHTTDNLPLLKLLVLEQTTYANKNGYSFVQGEFDSTSMYAMEILKSFPFNPCPTWITYQKETRK from the coding sequence ATGAAAAAGTCATCCAATGAACATAATCTTGTTATAGAGAAATATAGTAGAAGTAATGAGCTAAAAATAAAACAACTTATTGATTTATACAATGAAGAATCTTATCTATTTAACTTATTACAAGATAATAAAACAAAATGTGCGTATGTTGCCTACTATAAAAAAGATGTAGTAGGCATCTTTTTCGCCTGGAATAGCAACTTCCATCCATACTGCACATACTTTCGAATATATACGAAACCTTTCTATTCAGGGCTACACATTGAACAATTTTTATTAAACGAGATTCAAAAACGAGAAAACTTCAAACTACCATTACAAACCTCTATATGGGAAACATCAGCTCATTTAAAAGCTTATTATGAAGAACATAATTTTACGGAAATCCGAAGAACATATATGCCGATATTAGACTTACAAAAAATAATACTTACCAATCAAATCCTTAATTTAAATTATCATTTACAAACCTTATCGAACATCTTATCCAACAATAGTTTATTAAAAAAACTAGCGCACTTAGTAAAAATGAATTACGAACAGACTCACCTAGCAAATCCCGTTGCCTCATTCCCCCTCGAAACTTGGCAAAAAATGATCTTAGCTGATGATATCCTACTTGAAGGAAGCTTTCTAATTATCGATGAAGAGAACGAGATTATTGGGTACTCTTTCCTCCATACATCAAAAAAGGATAATACGCTAGAACTAGGACTGTGTGGGACTCACACTACGGACAATTTACCATTACTAAAACTGCTCGTTTTAGAACAAACTACGTATGCAAATAAAAACGGTTATTCTTTCGTTCAAGGTGAATTCGATTCGACGAGTATGTATGCAATGGAAATATTAAAATCTTTTCCTTTTAACCCTTGTCCTACTTGGATTACTTATCAAAAAGAAACCAGAAAGTGA
- a CDS encoding VOC family protein encodes MVQIHPKTRIGHVTFKVKDLERQIAFYENVVGLEVIKKDGNTAYLVGKGGKNTLLVLEQLEDAALQEPRTTGIYHVAFLVPTREAFASALFGVLRNKNVIDSPSEQEGRYTYSNEILPISRFNSASDHTYSEAFYLQDLEGNGIEIYADRPRDQWGEGPGGSTPLDLKELATLVDYEVDGLPADTVVGHVHLRIADVEKSHEFYVETVGFEVQQREDDCLFISAGGYHHHIGANTWNGVNNPHPPAHATGLKVYTIVLPHKEALDEVKERLIEKQHEINETSNGFTVVDPSGITVQFEIEAL; translated from the coding sequence ATGGTACAAATTCATCCGAAAACACGTATTGGTCATGTTACATTTAAAGTGAAAGATTTAGAGCGTCAAATTGCTTTTTATGAAAATGTTGTTGGTCTAGAGGTAATTAAGAAAGACGGGAATACAGCATATTTAGTAGGGAAGGGTGGTAAGAATACGTTACTTGTTCTTGAGCAACTGGAAGATGCAGCGCTGCAAGAACCGCGTACGACGGGTATATATCATGTCGCCTTTTTAGTTCCGACTCGTGAAGCTTTTGCTTCGGCACTATTTGGTGTGCTTCGTAATAAGAACGTAATTGATAGTCCATCTGAGCAAGAAGGGCGTTATACATATTCAAATGAAATTTTACCAATTTCAAGGTTTAATAGCGCAAGTGATCATACGTATAGTGAGGCGTTTTATTTACAAGACTTAGAGGGTAATGGTATCGAAATATATGCAGACCGTCCACGTGATCAATGGGGAGAAGGGCCAGGAGGAAGTACGCCGCTTGACTTAAAAGAACTGGCAACGCTCGTTGATTATGAGGTCGATGGATTACCAGCTGATACGGTTGTTGGACACGTACATTTACGAATAGCTGATGTAGAAAAGTCTCATGAATTTTATGTAGAAACAGTAGGTTTTGAAGTGCAGCAGCGTGAAGATGATTGCTTATTCATTTCGGCAGGAGGGTATCATCACCATATCGGTGCAAATACGTGGAATGGGGTAAATAATCCGCACCCGCCAGCACATGCAACTGGATTAAAAGTGTATACGATTGTACTACCACATAAAGAAGCGTTAGATGAAGTAAAAGAAAGATTAATAGAAAAACAACATGAGATAAATGAAACTTCAAATGGATTTACCGTAGTAGACCCAAGTGGTATTACAGTGCAGTTTGAAATAGAGGCGTTATAA
- a CDS encoding amino acid ABC transporter substrate-binding protein encodes MRKSSLLLTIALTLSVGALSACGSNVSSEKTNEKVVKVGTSAGRSPFIFKEGEKVKGFDAEIIEAAAKKAGYKVEWNVSDFEGLFGLLDSGRIDTIANELSVSPERKKKYDFSIPYVYSGSVFAVKKENNTIKSIEDLKGKTVGVGLGTAGEQELKALNKNNAFTIKTYSEDPTAELNEVGFGRVDAYYNDKVQVETTITKAKLDNVKVGFGPLEWGEIAFPFAKKSEKLEDINKALKELEQDGTLSDISKKWLKIDATKKQN; translated from the coding sequence ATGAGAAAATCGTCATTATTACTAACGATAGCATTAACACTATCAGTTGGAGCTTTGTCTGCATGTGGTTCTAACGTATCAAGTGAAAAAACGAATGAAAAAGTAGTGAAAGTTGGGACTTCTGCAGGTCGTAGTCCATTTATTTTTAAAGAGGGTGAAAAAGTAAAAGGTTTTGATGCTGAAATTATTGAGGCGGCTGCTAAAAAAGCTGGATATAAAGTAGAATGGAATGTTTCTGATTTTGAAGGATTATTTGGTTTATTAGATTCAGGTCGTATTGATACGATTGCAAATGAATTATCCGTTTCTCCGGAAAGAAAAAAGAAATATGATTTTTCGATCCCATATGTGTATTCAGGATCTGTTTTTGCGGTGAAGAAAGAGAATAATACAATTAAATCGATAGAGGATCTAAAAGGAAAAACTGTAGGTGTTGGACTTGGTACAGCAGGAGAGCAGGAGTTAAAAGCTTTAAATAAAAATAATGCTTTTACGATTAAAACGTACTCAGAGGATCCAACGGCGGAATTGAACGAAGTAGGATTTGGACGCGTCGATGCTTATTATAATGATAAAGTTCAAGTGGAAACAACAATAACAAAGGCGAAACTAGATAATGTGAAAGTTGGATTTGGTCCACTTGAATGGGGAGAGATTGCATTTCCATTTGCAAAAAAGAGTGAAAAGTTAGAAGATATAAATAAAGCGTTAAAAGAATTAGAGCAAGATGGAACATTGAGTGACATATCGAAAAAATGGCTAAAAATTGATGCTACAAAAAAACAAAATTAA
- a CDS encoding amino acid ABC transporter ATP-binding protein has translation MIEISDLYKSYKHNEVLKGISLTVKKGEVVVIIGPSGSGKSTLLRCLNLLEQPNDGSIRIEDLEIHAKKLYKKEIIQLRQKTAMVFQNYNLFKNKTALQNITTPLTVVQKKSEEEAKGIAREILKQVGLAEKEDFYPTMLSGGQQQRVGIARAMALNPAVLLFDEPTSALDPELVNEVLQVIKDLARQHITMVIVTHEMNFAKDVADRIIFMADGIIVEQGTPEEIFRNPQNERTKKFLRQLNASEEGNHFVI, from the coding sequence GTGATTGAGATAAGTGATTTGTATAAATCCTACAAACATAATGAAGTGTTAAAGGGAATTTCACTTACTGTGAAAAAAGGGGAAGTGGTAGTAATTATTGGACCTTCTGGTTCAGGGAAATCGACACTACTGAGATGTTTGAATTTATTAGAACAACCGAATGATGGAAGTATTAGAATTGAAGATTTGGAGATTCATGCGAAGAAACTTTATAAAAAAGAAATAATACAATTACGGCAAAAAACAGCTATGGTTTTTCAAAACTATAATTTATTCAAAAATAAAACAGCACTGCAAAATATTACAACGCCATTAACGGTTGTACAGAAAAAAAGTGAGGAAGAGGCAAAGGGAATAGCTAGAGAAATATTAAAACAAGTAGGGTTAGCTGAGAAAGAAGATTTTTATCCAACGATGCTATCAGGAGGGCAACAGCAAAGGGTAGGGATTGCTAGAGCAATGGCTTTAAATCCCGCTGTATTATTATTTGATGAACCGACTTCTGCGCTTGATCCAGAATTAGTTAATGAGGTACTGCAAGTTATTAAAGACTTGGCAAGACAGCATATAACGATGGTTATTGTTACACATGAAATGAATTTTGCAAAAGATGTGGCTGATCGCATTATATTTATGGCGGATGGAATTATCGTAGAGCAGGGAACGCCAGAAGAGATTTTTCGAAACCCACAAAATGAACGTACGAAAAAGTTTTTACGACAATTAAATGCATCTGAAGAAGGAAATCATTTCGTTATTTAG
- a CDS encoding amino acid ABC transporter permease translates to MKFDVTYFLESFPQLFKYVYITLGITVVSMIISFFIGIGLATITKNKTKFLYPIARVYISFFRGTPLLVQLFVLYFGLPQISPAFTVLTAMQATLIGLSLNNAAYLSEIIRGSLNAVESGQMDACLSVGMTKAQAMRQIIFPQAIRVAVPSLGNNFVGLLKESSLSFALGVAEILAQAKMLAAQSYRYMESYLAVAIVYWIITIAISWGQKKLEKKLDAPYL, encoded by the coding sequence ATGAAATTTGATGTAACGTATTTTTTAGAAAGTTTTCCGCAATTATTTAAGTATGTATACATAACTTTAGGGATTACTGTTGTTTCCATGATTATTTCTTTCTTTATAGGGATTGGCTTGGCAACCATAACAAAAAACAAAACGAAATTTTTATATCCAATTGCAAGGGTGTATATCTCTTTCTTTAGAGGAACACCGTTATTAGTTCAATTGTTTGTGTTGTATTTCGGATTGCCACAAATATCTCCGGCTTTTACAGTACTTACAGCTATGCAAGCAACTTTAATTGGTCTCAGTTTAAATAATGCTGCTTATTTGTCAGAGATAATTCGAGGTTCATTAAATGCTGTTGAATCAGGGCAAATGGATGCTTGTTTATCAGTAGGGATGACAAAAGCACAAGCGATGCGGCAAATTATCTTTCCGCAGGCTATTCGTGTAGCAGTGCCGTCACTTGGAAATAATTTTGTTGGATTGTTAAAAGAATCTTCGTTATCTTTTGCGCTTGGGGTGGCTGAAATTTTAGCACAAGCGAAAATGTTAGCTGCTCAATCGTATCGTTATATGGAAAGTTATTTAGCGGTAGCGATTGTGTATTGGATTATTACAATTGCAATTAGCTGGGGGCAGAAAAAATTAGAAAAGAAACTTGATGCGCCGTATTTATAA
- a CDS encoding VanW family protein, producing MFRKVKGILVGVLCVAIVSGCGAKVSDVALVSDIGGNVVEAKADVQDSISLVDGRTGTEVKKLDLSSLGYFEDEAKFKKSVSKVASEVGKSVDKKMVPSRLAPDGTWQEGKPSYELMEKELVDKLLNVGMWDSTYQLPIVEKKPTATLSDAQGSGTVIGRYETNLGGSTGGRIENIRLSAQSVSGVVLAKGDRFSFNELIGDTTPDKGYQLGKEIVDGKLVDGYGGGVCQTSSTLFNAADQAGLKMVERTTHSKTVGYVPQGRDATIAYPYLDLVFENTNDAPVKLYMGIQGGKLVAEVHKMR from the coding sequence TTGTTCCGTAAAGTAAAGGGTATATTAGTAGGGGTGCTATGCGTAGCTATAGTAAGTGGTTGTGGCGCAAAAGTAAGTGATGTTGCATTAGTGAGTGATATTGGTGGGAACGTTGTAGAGGCTAAGGCTGATGTACAGGATTCAATTAGCTTAGTGGATGGTCGTACTGGTACTGAAGTGAAGAAACTAGATTTATCAAGCTTAGGTTATTTTGAAGATGAAGCGAAATTCAAAAAATCGGTATCAAAGGTTGCTAGTGAGGTAGGAAAGAGCGTCGATAAAAAGATGGTTCCTTCACGTTTAGCGCCAGATGGAACGTGGCAAGAAGGAAAACCTTCGTATGAATTAATGGAAAAAGAGTTAGTAGACAAATTATTAAATGTAGGTATGTGGGATTCTACTTATCAGTTACCAATTGTGGAGAAAAAGCCTACCGCAACATTAAGTGATGCGCAAGGCAGTGGTACTGTAATTGGTAGATATGAAACGAATTTAGGTGGCTCAACAGGTGGTCGAATTGAAAATATTCGTTTATCTGCTCAGAGCGTAAGTGGAGTTGTTTTAGCGAAAGGAGACCGTTTCTCTTTTAATGAACTAATTGGAGATACAACACCAGATAAAGGGTACCAATTAGGAAAAGAAATTGTAGATGGTAAATTAGTAGATGGTTATGGTGGTGGCGTTTGTCAAACATCATCTACTTTATTCAATGCGGCAGATCAAGCTGGTTTGAAAATGGTAGAGAGAACTACACATTCTAAAACAGTAGGTTATGTACCACAAGGAAGAGATGCTACAATTGCATATCCATATTTAGACTTAGTATTTGAAAACACGAATGATGCTCCTGTTAAGTTGTATATGGGCATACAAGGTGGAAAGCTAGTTGCTGAAGTACATAAAATGAGATAA